Proteins co-encoded in one Anopheles moucheti chromosome X, idAnoMoucSN_F20_07, whole genome shotgun sequence genomic window:
- the LOC128307295 gene encoding SET domain-containing protein SmydA-8-like → MTSLCRVCSAPAAHRCAGCQQVAYCGRDHQRADWKAQHRDQCRRFKVVRNDRLGRHLVATRHIKQGEIIYRDEPYAVGPKIANVPLCLGCNRNLVPLLKASGKGGERFHECTRCGWPLCGVSCEEAAQHRAECAVLAGSGYRPNIRPHPSNPDHRESAYCVIVPLRVLLLERNAPEWYATVRGFESHLQERLASPLYGVLRSNLVPFVRNVLGLQQYSEQTVLELSAILDTNCYEIRLPEQHVKVRGLYPLGAMLSHDCRPNTKHYFDDRLHMVLVATVDIPEGAVIHASYTQPLLGTVQRRLALRQAKCFDCACERCNDPAEHGTEASGFRCPNCRRTPSLVLAVEPTNYRTVWRCTSKRCSYQERPEQYVARCEQLQQALLALDRTDPAGYEAFLARHEPTLHRWNAYILQAKYALTQLLGSARVSNRTTTAPTEAACRRTIELCRDLLAVADRLEPGYGTFRTKLLLELGTALGALHSLGVLLEPELQEWCTVRTELVRIAKTDPTVDVSSVGDGAVSEKGPLYCS, encoded by the exons ATGACATCCCTCTGCCGTGTCTGTAGCGCTCCAGCGGCGCACCGCTGTGCGGGCTGTCAGCAGGTTGCCTACTGTGGTCGCGACCACCAGCGCGCCGATTGGAAAGCCCAGCACCGTGACCAGTGTCGTCGGTTTAAA GTGGTACGCAACGATCGGCTCGGGCGCCATCTGGTGGCAACGCGGCACATCAAGCAGGGTGAGATAATTTACCGGGACGAACCGTACGCGGTCGGGCCGAAGATCGCGAACGTGCCGCTGTGTCTTGGCTGCAACCGTAATTTGGTGCCGCTGTTGAAGGCGTCCGGTAAGGGCGGGGAACGTTTCCACGAGTGTACCCGTTGCGGTTGGCCACTGTGTGGGGTGAGTTGCGAGGAGGCGGCCCAGCATCGTGCGGAGTGTGCGGTGTTGGCTGGCAGCGGGTACCGGCCCAACATTCGCCCCCATCCGTCCAATCCGGACCACCGTGAGTCGGCGTACTGTGTGATCGTACCGCtgcgtgtgctgctgctggagcgtAATGCGCCTGAATGGTATGCAACCGTGCGGGGGTTCGAGTCGCATCTGCAGGAACGGTTGGCGAGTCCGCTGTACGGGGTGTTGCGGTCGAATCTGGTGCCATTCGTGCGCAACGTGCTTGGCCTGCAGCAGTACAGTGAGCAGACCGTGCTGGAGCTGAGCGCGATCCTCGACACGAACTGTTACGAGATTCGGTTGCCGGAGCAGCACGTGAAGGTGCGTGGACTTTACCCGCTGGGCGCCATGCTATCGCACGACTGTCGGCCCAACACGAAGCATTACTTTGACGACCGGCTGCATATGGTGCTGGTGGCCACGGTTGACATTCCGGAGGGTGCCGTCATCCATGCGTCCTACACGCAACCGCTGCTCGGTACGGTCCAGCGCCGGCTGGCGCTCCGCCAGGCCAAGTGCTTTGATTGTGCCTGCGAACGGTGCAACGATCCAGCAGAGCATGGTACGGAGGCAAGCGGGTTCCGGTGTCCCAACTGTCGCCGTACACCGAGCCTGGTGCTGGCGGTCGAACCGACCAACTATCGGACGGTGTGGCGCTGCACAAGCAAGCGCTGTTCGTACCAGGAACGGCCAGAGCAGTACGTCGCCAGGTGCGAACAGCTGCAGCAGGCACTGCTCGCCCTAGACCGTACCGATCCGGCGGGGTACGAAGCGTTTCTGGCACGTCACGAACCAACGCTTCATCGGTGGAACGCTTACATCCTGCAGGCAAAGTATGCGCTTACGCAACTCCTAGGTAGCGCCCGGGTTTCAAATCGAACCACGACAG CACCAACGGAAGCTGCCTGCCGGCGCACGATAGAGCTCTGCCGGGATCTGCTCGCCGTGGCGGATCGGCTCGAGCCCGGGTACGGCACGTTCCGCACgaagctgctgctggaacTCGGGACCGCGCTCGGCGCCCTCCATTCGCTCGGTGTCTTATTG GAACCCGAGCTACAGGAATGGTGTACGGTGCGGACCGAACTCGTACGCATTGCCAAAACGGACCCAACGGTGGACGTCAGCAGCGTTGGTGATGGTGCGGTTAGTGAAAAGGGTCCCCTTTATTGCTCGTAA